Proteins encoded within one genomic window of Chelatococcus sp. HY11:
- a CDS encoding GMC family oxidoreductase: protein MARTEGMPSFSAPLIALSRHEAATLASIFRLMWPARSPERDAESLGVVAYVDRALDGFESPLLEPYRGAVARLDATARSEHGSLFRDCDVRQQSLILQQLEQGTIPRWVVPPQADVFAMLRRHLIEGLFCDPAHVGNRDAEGWAAIGYPGVVTTHQPADHFATSAPFVDGRRPTMNDGEADRPAAPDWRDTGFDPQDGASPPLADVDVVVVGMGGVGALVAPWLAEAGLRVVALEAGPWRQGDGLRPDELRHAYYARAGFGGKFNAETPTWREDSDAPTQAMPFSLGRMCNGVGGSLIHYGARLRRQHPHQFRMRRTLAELGLLARLDEDCTVADWPFGYDELEPHYAALERAIGIAGHDTHPFIHRDGGLPMPPTRPFAGGELFAKAARERGLHPDVIPVGQNTVPYNGRPAMTYSPWGEGLGAATRDRWMPTDDLIPAALATGNLNVRIQCRVLAILTDGNGRATGVRYVDSNGELREQTARAVIVSAYTFETVRLLLMSGSGQHPHGLGNDSGQLGRHFMTKQFPGVYGHFPERLFNRHTGPGAQGVIVEDMLTPSFMAATGMIGGGTLSTENQLLPIQIGREPPPPTVPSWGVEWKAHVQRWNHRLALRIQTDTLPYRSNYLDLDPIRRDRSGYGLPVLRATYAIREAEQRLYQHMIGEGEAMQRAMGAAEIWRGPLFTGIGSCHDLGGCRMGEDPGQSVVGPDLNVHDTPGLYVMSGAVFPSCHAVNPTLTLWAICRRAAQNLAVELRGELARRT from the coding sequence ATGGCACGCACTGAGGGGATGCCGTCCTTCAGCGCGCCGCTTATTGCGCTCTCCCGCCACGAAGCGGCGACACTGGCCTCAATCTTCCGGCTGATGTGGCCGGCTCGCTCGCCGGAGCGCGATGCCGAGAGCCTTGGCGTCGTCGCCTATGTTGATCGCGCGCTCGACGGCTTCGAAAGTCCCCTGCTTGAGCCCTATCGCGGTGCCGTTGCGCGGCTCGATGCGACCGCGAGGAGCGAGCATGGCTCGCTTTTCCGGGATTGCGACGTCCGGCAGCAGAGCCTGATCCTGCAGCAGCTCGAGCAGGGCACAATCCCGAGATGGGTGGTCCCGCCGCAGGCTGATGTTTTCGCGATGCTGCGCCGGCACCTGATAGAGGGGCTGTTCTGCGACCCCGCCCATGTGGGCAACCGCGACGCGGAGGGATGGGCGGCGATCGGTTATCCCGGCGTGGTGACGACACACCAGCCGGCTGACCACTTCGCGACCTCTGCCCCCTTTGTCGACGGCAGGCGGCCAACCATGAACGATGGCGAAGCCGATCGCCCCGCGGCGCCGGATTGGCGGGACACGGGTTTCGACCCGCAGGACGGCGCCAGCCCGCCTCTGGCTGATGTCGATGTGGTGGTCGTGGGCATGGGCGGTGTCGGCGCCCTGGTGGCGCCGTGGCTCGCCGAGGCTGGGCTGCGCGTCGTCGCGCTGGAGGCGGGACCCTGGCGGCAGGGCGATGGTTTGCGTCCGGACGAACTGCGCCATGCCTATTATGCGCGCGCTGGCTTTGGGGGAAAATTCAACGCCGAAACTCCAACCTGGCGTGAGGATTCCGACGCTCCGACGCAGGCCATGCCGTTCTCGCTCGGCCGGATGTGCAATGGCGTCGGCGGCTCGCTGATCCACTATGGCGCGCGGCTCCGGCGGCAACACCCGCACCAGTTCCGCATGCGTAGAACCCTTGCCGAGCTGGGCCTTTTGGCGCGCCTTGATGAGGATTGTACGGTCGCGGATTGGCCATTCGGCTATGATGAACTTGAGCCGCATTATGCGGCGTTGGAGCGAGCCATCGGCATCGCCGGTCACGACACGCATCCATTCATCCACCGCGATGGCGGCCTGCCGATGCCGCCGACGCGCCCGTTCGCGGGGGGAGAACTCTTCGCGAAGGCGGCGCGTGAGCGCGGACTGCACCCGGACGTGATCCCCGTCGGCCAGAATACAGTGCCTTACAACGGGCGGCCGGCGATGACCTATTCGCCCTGGGGCGAAGGCCTTGGAGCCGCGACCCGGGACCGATGGATGCCGACGGACGACCTGATCCCGGCCGCCCTTGCCACCGGCAACCTCAATGTGCGGATTCAGTGCCGCGTCCTGGCGATCCTGACCGACGGGAATGGGCGCGCCACGGGGGTGCGCTATGTCGACAGCAATGGAGAATTGCGGGAGCAGACGGCGAGGGCGGTGATCGTCTCGGCCTATACCTTCGAGACGGTCCGGTTGCTCCTTATGTCGGGCTCGGGCCAGCATCCGCACGGTCTCGGTAACGACAGCGGCCAGTTGGGCCGGCATTTCATGACCAAACAATTCCCGGGCGTTTACGGACATTTCCCTGAGCGGCTTTTCAATCGCCACACCGGGCCGGGCGCTCAAGGCGTGATCGTGGAGGACATGCTGACGCCAAGCTTCATGGCGGCGACAGGCATGATCGGCGGAGGCACCCTCTCCACTGAGAACCAGTTGCTGCCGATCCAGATCGGCCGGGAGCCGCCTCCGCCGACCGTGCCGAGCTGGGGTGTGGAATGGAAGGCGCATGTTCAGCGCTGGAATCATCGCCTCGCTTTGCGCATCCAGACCGATACGTTGCCCTATCGGTCAAATTACCTGGACCTCGACCCGATCAGGCGGGACCGCAGCGGCTACGGCCTCCCTGTTCTGCGCGCGACCTATGCCATACGCGAAGCCGAACAACGGCTTTATCAACACATGATCGGGGAAGGGGAGGCTATGCAGCGCGCGATGGGCGCGGCCGAGATCTGGCGGGGACCGCTGTTCACGGGAATCGGAAGTTGCCACGATCTCGGCGGCTGCCGCATGGGAGAGGATCCAGGACAGTCCGTTGTCGGCCCCGATCTGAACGTGCATGACACGCCCGGGCTCTACGTGATGAGCGGAGCCGTCTTTCCGTCCTGCCATGCGGTTAATCCCACGCTGACTTTGTGGGCCATCTGTCGCAGGGCAGCGCAGAACTTGGCGGTTGAGCTTCGCGGTGAGCTTGCGCGCAGGACTTGA
- a CDS encoding FAD-dependent oxidoreductase, whose product MAQQLYQEDYDVVVIGGGCAGVAAAASAAKNGAKTLLLEAGSMIGGELITGLPVDGALNARGEWIVGGILKEILDEHERLGGYIGPVKDWRLIWYVCIDPEMMKIAVSNVVRRYGVNTWLYSFAEDVVVKDGRVTGVVVVNKRQRTLVNAKVVIDCSGDGDVAMLAGGAAMISNDEGEFQPLTMLFRIGGIDTEKLLKFCVDKPENLAVGESEWMGAELSARACAERLYEQGQPAVFIKGDGPLIQEGIASGELYPTALIGIIPVSSERREVSVNTTRIANIDATDTKALSQAFGGLVDQAWSCIRFMRKRIPGFEQSYFAGLAHRIGIRETRRIVGDYVLTRDDVFYARKRDDGIGKGSHHIDIHQDGIKQVRIPVADGGSYDMPYDMLVARGLTNVYVAGRCMSADREAHGSARVMGPCMAQGEAAGLGAVLSLGLNDPGNIRGVPVRTLRDGLQRQGAILDGTH is encoded by the coding sequence ATGGCACAACAGCTTTATCAGGAAGACTACGATGTTGTCGTGATTGGCGGCGGCTGCGCCGGTGTCGCGGCGGCGGCATCCGCGGCCAAGAACGGCGCGAAGACGCTATTACTTGAAGCGGGCTCCATGATCGGTGGAGAATTGATCACGGGATTGCCTGTCGATGGCGCGTTGAACGCGCGCGGGGAATGGATCGTCGGGGGAATACTGAAGGAAATACTGGACGAGCACGAGCGGCTGGGCGGCTACATCGGCCCGGTCAAGGATTGGCGCCTGATCTGGTATGTCTGCATCGATCCCGAGATGATGAAGATCGCGGTGTCGAATGTCGTGCGGCGCTATGGGGTTAACACATGGCTCTACAGTTTCGCCGAGGACGTCGTGGTCAAGGATGGGCGCGTCACGGGCGTCGTGGTCGTCAACAAACGGCAGAGAACGCTCGTCAACGCGAAGGTGGTGATCGACTGTTCCGGTGACGGCGATGTCGCGATGCTGGCCGGCGGGGCGGCGATGATCTCCAATGACGAGGGTGAATTCCAGCCCTTGACGATGCTGTTCCGCATCGGGGGCATCGATACGGAGAAGCTCCTCAAGTTCTGTGTCGATAAACCCGAGAACCTTGCGGTCGGTGAAAGCGAATGGATGGGCGCGGAGCTGAGCGCGCGCGCCTGCGCCGAAAGACTCTACGAGCAGGGACAGCCGGCAGTCTTCATCAAGGGTGACGGGCCGCTGATCCAGGAGGGTATCGCAAGCGGCGAGCTTTACCCGACCGCTCTGATTGGGATCATCCCGGTCTCCAGCGAGCGTCGCGAAGTATCCGTCAACACGACGCGTATAGCCAATATCGATGCCACCGATACCAAGGCCCTGTCGCAGGCGTTCGGGGGGCTCGTGGACCAGGCCTGGAGCTGCATCCGCTTCATGCGCAAGCGTATTCCGGGCTTCGAGCAATCCTATTTCGCTGGGCTCGCCCATCGGATCGGCATTCGGGAGACCCGCAGGATCGTCGGGGACTATGTCCTGACACGCGATGACGTGTTCTATGCCCGCAAGCGCGACGACGGCATCGGCAAAGGTAGCCACCACATCGATATCCACCAGGATGGCATCAAGCAGGTCCGCATCCCCGTGGCGGATGGCGGCTCCTATGACATGCCCTACGACATGCTTGTGGCGAGAGGGCTCACCAACGTCTATGTCGCGGGCCGCTGCATGTCGGCGGATCGCGAGGCGCACGGCTCGGCGCGCGTCATGGGCCCCTGCATGGCGCAGGGCGAGGCGGCGGGCCTCGGCGCGGTGCTCAGTCTTGGCCTCAATGATCCCGGCAATATCCGCGGCGTGCCTGTGCGTACGCTGCGCGACGGATTGCAGCGCCAGGGGGCAATTCTCGATGGCACGCACTGA
- a CDS encoding ABC transporter ATP-binding protein — protein sequence MAEVSFRSVSKRYGAVTALADLDLDIAPGEFVSLLGPSGSGKSTTLNLLSGLQDVDGGRIVIGGRDVTHVAPDKRDIALVFQNYALYPHLTIFENIAFPLEARGLGSKADVEKKVNATAVTLGIGDLLGRYPKEISGGQQQRVALGRAMVRDPKVFLLDEPLSNLDARLRIRMRRDLKALHAKLGSTIVYVTHDQSEAMTLSDRIAIFNRGRLQQLGTPDEIYNRPVNIFVANFVGDRETNFFDAELVVTGDGPRLLGEGFVIPLDRPAPASAAGGGVKVGIRPECVTIAGSGVEGTIPAEVSGTELAGPDLYVFARLPGGEELGCRCEPHVSVRVGELVHLRPDQRRIHLFDPASETCISHGTPISSH from the coding sequence ATGGCAGAAGTCAGCTTTCGCTCTGTATCAAAGCGCTATGGCGCCGTGACCGCGCTCGCGGATCTCGATCTCGATATCGCGCCGGGCGAGTTCGTGTCGCTTCTCGGGCCCTCCGGCTCCGGCAAGTCGACCACCCTCAACCTCCTGTCAGGACTCCAGGATGTCGACGGCGGGAGGATCGTCATCGGCGGCCGCGACGTGACCCATGTGGCGCCTGACAAACGCGACATCGCCCTCGTCTTCCAGAACTACGCGCTCTATCCACATCTCACGATCTTCGAGAATATCGCGTTTCCGTTGGAAGCGCGTGGACTTGGCTCCAAGGCCGATGTCGAGAAAAAGGTCAATGCGACAGCCGTGACGCTCGGCATAGGCGATCTCCTCGGGCGCTATCCCAAGGAGATTTCCGGCGGGCAGCAGCAACGCGTCGCCCTCGGCCGCGCCATGGTGCGGGATCCCAAGGTCTTCCTGCTTGATGAGCCATTGTCTAATCTTGACGCACGCCTGCGCATTCGCATGCGGCGTGATCTCAAGGCGCTGCACGCCAAGCTCGGCTCGACGATCGTCTACGTTACGCATGATCAGTCCGAGGCGATGACGCTGTCCGATCGGATCGCGATCTTCAACCGCGGTCGCTTGCAGCAATTGGGTACGCCGGACGAAATCTATAATCGACCGGTGAACATATTCGTCGCGAATTTCGTCGGTGACCGCGAGACGAATTTCTTCGACGCCGAGCTGGTCGTCACCGGTGATGGCCCGCGACTGCTTGGCGAAGGCTTCGTTATCCCGCTGGACCGCCCCGCGCCGGCATCTGCGGCGGGTGGCGGGGTGAAGGTCGGGATCCGGCCCGAGTGCGTGACCATCGCCGGCTCCGGCGTTGAGGGAACGATCCCGGCCGAGGTCAGTGGAACGGAGCTGGCGGGGCCGGATCTTTATGTTTTCGCACGTTTGCCCGGCGGCGAGGAGCTCGGCTGCCGATGCGAGCCGCATGTCTCCGTGCGTGTTGGAGAGTTGGTGCATTTGCGTCCGGACCAGCGGCGAATTCATCTGTTTGATCCCGCCAGCGAGACCTGCATCAGCCACGGCACGCCAATTTCATCTCATTGA
- a CDS encoding carbohydrate ABC transporter permease has translation MSFVPEAPASTAWRKRVMARRLGRLAVNGAIALLALFPILWGLSSSLKPSAQIAEYPPSLLPRTVTFEHYLRVFNDNVGHYIFNSALVSTGAVALCLIVGALGGYALARFSFRGRGVMMVMTVAIMSIPIASLLVPTFTTLSTIGLIDTRLGLILLYAAYQLPIVIWMLYGYFLSLPIEIEQAARIDGCSPYRTLRKVVLPLSRPGLVAAALFVLVFSWNDFVVAVTMTSSEQARTLPVAIYFYLGFYGREWGPLLAASIISIIPIIGVFIVLQRYFMSGLTGGGVKG, from the coding sequence ATGTCCTTTGTTCCTGAGGCCCCCGCGAGCACTGCCTGGCGCAAGCGTGTCATGGCGCGGCGGCTCGGCCGTCTCGCCGTGAACGGCGCAATCGCTCTCCTCGCGCTGTTCCCGATCCTGTGGGGGCTGTCCTCGTCTCTCAAACCCTCCGCGCAGATTGCCGAATATCCGCCGAGCCTGCTGCCACGCACGGTGACTTTCGAGCATTACCTGCGCGTCTTCAACGACAACGTCGGCCACTACATCTTCAACAGCGCCCTTGTCTCGACCGGTGCGGTCGCGCTGTGCCTCATTGTCGGAGCGCTGGGCGGCTATGCCCTGGCCCGCTTCAGTTTTCGCGGGCGCGGCGTGATGATGGTGATGACCGTCGCCATCATGAGCATACCGATAGCGTCACTGCTGGTGCCGACATTCACGACGCTCAGCACCATCGGGTTGATCGATACGCGTTTGGGACTTATACTTCTTTATGCAGCATATCAGCTTCCAATCGTCATATGGATGCTGTATGGGTACTTTCTGTCGCTACCTATCGAGATCGAGCAGGCTGCGCGGATCGACGGCTGCTCTCCCTACCGCACGTTACGCAAGGTCGTTCTGCCGCTGTCCCGGCCGGGACTCGTCGCCGCCGCGCTCTTCGTACTCGTGTTTTCCTGGAACGACTTCGTCGTCGCCGTGACCATGACGTCGTCCGAGCAGGCCAGGACGTTGCCGGTCGCCATCTATTTCTATCTTGGCTTTTACGGTCGCGAATGGGGGCCGTTGCTGGCGGCATCGATCATTTCGATCATCCCGATCATCGGCGTCTTCATCGTACTGCAGCGCTATTTCATGTCCGGTCTCACGGGCGGGGGAGTCAAGGGTTAG
- a CDS encoding sugar ABC transporter permease, producing MRRADWPVAYQMLVPALLLEGAFVLAPLAIGFWYSLHNVRFFRIRSFVGLDNYWSIITSPLVLNSLVVTVIFSVAALVLTFAIGFGLAIWLQRDTAGHVAMRAIVLVPYMIAMLVGSMLLKWIFAQESGLTPLLLGPFGYGDASILSDPKTAMAALVYNAMWRDSAFAMIMLLAGLKSLPVQIFQAARVDGASPFYIFRRITLPLLRIPILITLVRLFIHFVNTLTFPLILTGGGPANATETVVLRMFRLGFQDNVLGQANALAVLIFAGNIILVAVLLLLFRQAKRL from the coding sequence ATGCGACGCGCCGATTGGCCCGTGGCCTACCAGATGCTTGTTCCGGCTCTGTTGCTCGAGGGGGCGTTCGTCCTCGCCCCGCTTGCCATCGGATTCTGGTACAGCCTGCATAACGTCCGCTTTTTTCGTATCCGCAGCTTCGTGGGGCTCGACAATTACTGGTCGATCATCACCTCGCCGCTGGTGCTCAACAGTCTCGTGGTTACCGTCATTTTCTCGGTGGCGGCGCTGGTCCTGACTTTCGCCATCGGTTTTGGCCTGGCGATCTGGCTGCAGCGGGATACGGCCGGGCATGTCGCCATGCGCGCGATCGTGCTGGTGCCCTACATGATCGCCATGCTGGTTGGATCGATGCTGCTCAAATGGATCTTTGCGCAGGAATCGGGGCTCACGCCGCTGCTGCTCGGTCCCTTCGGCTACGGTGATGCCAGCATCCTGTCCGATCCCAAGACGGCGATGGCGGCGCTGGTCTACAATGCCATGTGGCGGGACAGCGCCTTCGCGATGATCATGCTCCTTGCGGGCTTGAAGAGCCTGCCGGTGCAGATCTTCCAGGCCGCGCGGGTGGACGGTGCCAGTCCATTCTACATATTCCGGCGGATCACATTGCCGCTCCTGCGCATTCCCATACTCATCACCCTGGTTCGGTTGTTCATCCACTTCGTCAATACATTGACATTTCCGCTCATTCTGACCGGTGGCGGCCCCGCGAACGCCACGGAAACGGTGGTGCTGCGCATGTTTCGGCTCGGCTTTCAGGACAACGTCCTCGGACAGGCTAATGCGCTCGCTGTGCTCATCTTCGCCGGCAACATCATCCTGGTTGCCGTACTTCTCCTTCTCTTCCGGCAGGCGAAACGCCTCTAG
- a CDS encoding sugar ABC transporter substrate-binding protein, whose product MKRVISLSGIASLCFAGALSTAAADTTLRMWTFLDPGKQGGREQALKTIIEEFEKANPGIKIKVEPQVWTTLAEKFVLGSNSGQAPDISWVNAENLGLVLSSDVAADLSGRVLAKWSPERKNDLVMPKAFDAVTVDGQVLAVPIMASTWVMMYRKDLFAKEGIDVKSIATWEGVTEAAKKLTKDTNGDGVPDIWGIGLGLAQERFSATPAPLAAYEAQGGFFGKDCKATIAGKGSEQAVALQAGWINEHKVAPREALSMTSDDAIDQFSAGRYAMEIVANSRFEQIQRNAAGWDKNDLGQAPIPGWTKDKPGPMLVSGWFAVVSNKSPHVEIAAKFVDYMTSPAAMALWNIPGGQVPMMKSVAARPEMSEAKNAPLKDVAGFMATAGEFPPGLCNWARTFADFNLATQQVVLGQESVTRAVEQAAKATQDRQ is encoded by the coding sequence ATGAAACGTGTCATCAGTTTGTCTGGAATAGCTTCCCTGTGCTTCGCGGGTGCTTTGTCCACCGCGGCCGCCGATACGACGCTTCGCATGTGGACGTTCCTGGATCCCGGGAAGCAGGGCGGCCGGGAGCAGGCGTTGAAGACGATCATCGAGGAGTTCGAGAAGGCGAACCCGGGCATCAAGATCAAGGTCGAGCCGCAGGTCTGGACGACACTGGCCGAAAAATTCGTTCTCGGCAGCAACTCGGGCCAGGCGCCTGATATCAGTTGGGTCAACGCGGAAAATCTTGGCCTCGTCCTGAGTTCCGACGTGGCTGCCGACCTGAGTGGACGCGTGCTGGCGAAATGGTCGCCCGAACGCAAGAACGACCTCGTCATGCCGAAGGCCTTTGACGCCGTGACGGTGGACGGGCAGGTGCTGGCCGTGCCCATCATGGCCTCGACCTGGGTGATGATGTATCGCAAGGATCTGTTTGCGAAGGAGGGGATCGACGTCAAGTCCATCGCGACCTGGGAGGGAGTAACCGAGGCCGCCAAGAAGTTGACGAAAGATACCAATGGCGATGGGGTCCCGGATATATGGGGGATCGGCCTTGGGCTCGCTCAGGAGCGCTTCTCGGCGACGCCGGCCCCTCTTGCCGCCTATGAAGCCCAGGGCGGCTTTTTCGGCAAGGATTGCAAGGCCACTATCGCGGGGAAGGGCTCGGAGCAGGCCGTTGCCCTCCAGGCGGGCTGGATCAACGAGCACAAGGTCGCTCCGCGCGAAGCACTGTCGATGACGTCGGACGATGCCATCGACCAGTTCTCGGCGGGCCGTTATGCCATGGAAATTGTCGCCAACAGTCGTTTCGAGCAGATCCAGAGAAACGCGGCCGGATGGGACAAGAACGATCTCGGGCAAGCGCCGATACCCGGTTGGACCAAGGACAAGCCAGGCCCGATGCTGGTCAGCGGCTGGTTCGCGGTCGTCTCCAACAAGTCGCCCCATGTGGAGATCGCGGCGAAATTCGTCGATTACATGACCAGCCCAGCCGCGATGGCGCTCTGGAACATCCCTGGCGGACAGGTGCCGATGATGAAGTCCGTGGCGGCGCGGCCTGAGATGAGTGAAGCCAAGAATGCGCCCTTGAAGGACGTGGCGGGCTTCATGGCAACGGCCGGCGAGTTCCCGCCCGGCCTGTGCAATTGGGCGCGGACCTTCGCCGATTTCAACCTCGCCACCCAGCAGGTTGTGCTCGGCCAGGAGAGCGTGACGCGCGCCGTGGAACAGGCCGCCAAGGCGACGCAAGACCGCCAGTAA
- a CDS encoding FadR/GntR family transcriptional regulator produces MARAPFEAVKLVRPKRLYEQIASQIEQMIRAEELPAGSRLPGERELADTLGVSRPSLREALIALETAGLIEVRGGGGTFVRPAQASVGIFSFTGEMDLGPGTLEQFEARRAIEPACAELAASYATPEQISALEASLRRMARIIRAGRNPSAEHQAFHLLVAEASRNSILASAVRELWRLRQEPMWSILRLRVENRESYELGLQFRRQLIDCLKRHDGAAARRAVEEHFMRLDEMYFDRKV; encoded by the coding sequence GTGGCGAGAGCTCCATTCGAGGCTGTCAAGCTCGTGAGACCGAAGCGCCTCTATGAGCAGATCGCCAGTCAGATCGAGCAGATGATCCGCGCAGAAGAACTGCCCGCAGGATCCCGGCTGCCCGGCGAGCGCGAGCTGGCTGACACTCTTGGCGTCAGTCGCCCGTCTCTCCGTGAGGCGCTGATTGCCCTGGAAACGGCAGGGCTGATCGAGGTTCGCGGTGGTGGCGGCACTTTTGTGCGCCCGGCGCAAGCCTCTGTGGGCATCTTCTCTTTCACGGGGGAGATGGATCTTGGGCCGGGCACGCTCGAGCAATTCGAGGCACGGCGCGCGATCGAGCCGGCCTGTGCCGAGCTTGCGGCGTCTTACGCGACCCCGGAGCAGATCAGCGCGCTTGAAGCTTCGCTGCGGCGGATGGCGCGGATCATTCGTGCCGGACGCAACCCCTCTGCCGAGCACCAGGCTTTCCATCTGCTGGTCGCGGAAGCATCGCGAAACTCAATTCTGGCGAGCGCGGTTCGCGAGCTGTGGCGTCTGCGCCAGGAGCCGATGTGGAGCATTCTTCGCCTGCGCGTTGAGAACAGGGAGAGCTACGAACTCGGCCTGCAGTTCCGTCGCCAACTGATCGATTGCTTGAAGCGTCATGATGGCGCAGCCGCAAGAAGGGCCGTCGAGGAGCATTTTATGCGACTTGACGAGATGTACTTCGATCGGAAGGTTTAG
- a CDS encoding ATP-binding protein, producing MTNELDRLRTSFGRFLVVLFWCHVPLLGVVAYLSGQSVIGAMAGAGLLAIAYHMTWRRDGIAPPTRYVSAIALAGEAALLVFVLNGHPWQMDMHMYFFAMLALSIAWFDRGALVIGAIAIALHHLLLLYLLPMAIFPTQGNLARVALHAAIVAFQTIVLVWVSNMVVRSFGRIEHMGAEILVQNTALAERTREAEAASRAKSLFLANMSHEIRTPMNAILGFCHLLQRCDLAPKQQDYVTKINGAGVSLMLLINDILDFSKIEAGKLTLESRPFNLRTAVQNQVQLVLPDAAVKDVKVDTHISKAIPYSLVGDELRFNQVVLNLLSNAVKFTEHGRVTITAEVVEQDEETAKVELSVRDSGIGMTPEEQAALFTSFTQADSSTTRRFGGTGLGLAISRQIVELMGGAIRVESAPGAGSTFTFSFVARLDKSARSSAATPPAHLSRIRVLAADDNPAARQIIQEIFREWNMTIDLVSTGEEVIGALETASLAGRPYDLVLLDWKMPGMSGVETIKAMRADSAIPALPVTLMISAYGTEEFMTEMKASDVAAFLTKPVDPRALLGTIVDLFPDGNTVRSATSEPSGPPMVASSAHGLRCCWSRITRSIARSLWPCSPMPV from the coding sequence ATGACCAACGAACTCGACAGGCTTCGCACAAGTTTCGGCCGTTTCCTGGTCGTCTTGTTCTGGTGCCACGTCCCCCTGCTCGGCGTCGTCGCCTATCTGAGCGGCCAGTCCGTTATCGGCGCCATGGCGGGGGCTGGGCTCCTCGCTATCGCCTACCATATGACATGGCGGCGTGACGGCATAGCCCCGCCGACACGCTACGTCTCCGCGATCGCGCTCGCCGGCGAGGCGGCTCTGCTGGTGTTCGTGCTGAATGGACACCCGTGGCAGATGGACATGCACATGTACTTCTTCGCCATGCTCGCGCTGTCCATCGCCTGGTTCGACCGCGGGGCGCTGGTGATCGGCGCGATCGCGATTGCGCTGCATCACCTTCTGCTGCTGTACCTTCTGCCTATGGCCATATTCCCCACCCAGGGCAATCTGGCGCGCGTGGCGCTTCACGCGGCAATTGTCGCCTTCCAGACCATCGTTCTGGTCTGGGTCTCGAACATGGTCGTCCGAAGCTTCGGCCGGATCGAACATATGGGCGCCGAGATCCTGGTGCAGAACACGGCTCTTGCGGAGCGCACGCGCGAGGCCGAAGCAGCCAGCCGGGCCAAGAGCCTCTTCCTGGCCAATATGAGCCACGAGATCCGCACGCCGATGAACGCGATCCTCGGCTTCTGCCACCTGCTCCAGCGTTGCGATCTCGCACCCAAACAGCAGGACTACGTGACCAAGATCAATGGAGCGGGTGTCTCGCTCATGCTCCTGATCAATGACATTCTCGACTTCTCGAAGATCGAGGCCGGCAAGCTAACGCTCGAAAGCCGCCCCTTTAATCTGCGCACGGCAGTTCAGAATCAGGTCCAGTTGGTCCTGCCGGACGCCGCCGTGAAGGACGTCAAAGTCGATACCCATATCAGCAAGGCTATCCCCTACAGCCTTGTCGGGGACGAGTTGCGGTTTAATCAGGTGGTGCTCAACCTCTTGAGCAACGCAGTCAAGTTCACCGAACATGGTCGCGTCACCATCACAGCCGAAGTCGTCGAGCAGGACGAGGAGACAGCCAAGGTGGAGCTGTCTGTACGGGACAGCGGGATCGGGATGACGCCGGAAGAGCAGGCGGCGCTGTTCACCTCTTTCACCCAGGCCGACAGCTCGACCACTCGCCGTTTCGGCGGAACCGGCCTTGGGCTCGCGATCAGCCGGCAGATCGTCGAGCTGATGGGGGGTGCCATTCGCGTCGAGAGTGCTCCTGGCGCTGGCAGTACGTTCACCTTCTCCTTCGTCGCGCGGCTCGACAAAAGCGCTCGTTCGTCAGCAGCGACGCCGCCCGCCCATCTTTCGCGCATCCGCGTCCTGGCAGCAGACGACAATCCCGCCGCACGCCAGATCATCCAGGAGATTTTCCGAGAGTGGAACATGACAATCGACCTGGTCTCCACCGGCGAGGAAGTCATTGGCGCACTGGAGACCGCCAGCCTTGCCGGCCGGCCCTACGATCTCGTGCTCCTCGACTGGAAGATGCCTGGCATGAGCGGTGTCGAGACGATCAAGGCGATGCGTGCCGACAGCGCGATCCCCGCACTTCCGGTGACGCTGATGATCTCCGCCTACGGCACGGAGGAGTTCATGACTGAAATGAAGGCCTCCGACGTCGCGGCCTTCCTGACCAAGCCAGTCGATCCGCGGGCCTTGCTGGGCACCATTGTCGATCTCTTTCCCGATGGGAACACCGTCAGATCGGCAACGAGCGAGCCGAGCGGGCCGCCCATGGTCGCCTCATCTGCGCATGGATTGCGGTGTTGTTGGTCGAGGATAACGAGATCAATAGCGAGATCGCTATGGCCTTGCTCACCGATGCCGGTTTGA